The following are encoded together in the Janthinobacterium sp. Marseille genome:
- a CDS encoding DUF4440 domain-containing protein: MPNTNNDLSARTRQPDDVSRVLVQALETGDIETSLAVYEPGAVLFSKSGRTMTGFDEIRKNNAALIALKPKFDIAFIKFTLSGDGTLATNRMKADLSWKDAEGKLVQASVDTLEVLRKQEDGSWRYIIDDPYGSMRANLNER; this comes from the coding sequence ATGCCGAATACAAACAATGATTTGAGCGCACGTACGCGTCAACCTGATGACGTCAGCCGTGTCCTGGTGCAGGCTTTGGAAACGGGCGATATTGAAACCTCGCTTGCCGTGTATGAACCGGGTGCCGTATTGTTTTCCAAATCAGGCCGCACCATGACCGGATTCGACGAAATACGTAAAAACAATGCGGCATTGATAGCACTCAAGCCCAAGTTCGATATCGCCTTCATCAAGTTCACACTGAGTGGCGATGGCACATTGGCGACCAATCGCATGAAAGCGGATTTGTCGTGGAAAGATGCGGAAGGGAAGTTGGTACAAGCCAGCGTGGACACACTGGAAGTCTTGCGTAAGCAGGAAGACGGGTCGTGGCGTTACATCATCGACGACCCGTATGGCAGTATGCGCGCGAATTTGAACGAACGCTGA
- a CDS encoding ShlB/FhaC/HecB family hemolysin secretion/activation protein yields MTSYIRSKQTPFLCALTLTLLYSTNSTAQTLPNAGQILRELQQQPELVAPKAGPTLEVEERTLNATADQGSSFALKTITITGNTTFTQAELHALVSDLEGGTRTLKDLNAAAERITVYYREQGYPVARAYLPAQEIKDGVVTIAVVEGRIAARQLNNKSHLSDERAAAYLDRSGKGGVIRSDSIDRGLLLLNDTPGVTNARATLQPGASVGTSDLVVQLEPGAAYSGNIDFDNYGNRYVGAYRLGGTLNINSPLQIGDVLTANVLTSGSGLNYGRVAYQLPVGSDGLRVGAAYFETRYELDKEFKRLDAHGTASSASIFAAYPFIRSQFSNLNGTLSWEQKNLSDSVDATATTTDKRAKLLTAGLFGTRQDAFGGGGINSLSLSAIFGQLDIKSASALIIDNASAKTNGNYSRWSYNLARLQRISDSNSLYLTVSGQEAGKNLDSSEKFALGGATGVRAYPQGEGIGDEGVLASIELRHTFMTGLQGSVFYDTGSVKINHTPFGPPQTNTRTLSGAGVGVNAFLANVQIKASLAWRTYGGAPTSIPEWSSRGPTAWLQASLGF; encoded by the coding sequence ATGACCAGCTATATCCGTAGCAAGCAAACTCCTTTCCTTTGTGCGCTGACACTCACGCTGTTGTACAGCACAAACAGCACAGCACAAACACTGCCCAATGCCGGCCAGATCCTGCGCGAGTTGCAGCAGCAACCTGAGTTGGTCGCGCCGAAGGCCGGGCCAACGCTGGAAGTGGAGGAGCGCACGCTGAATGCGACCGCCGACCAGGGCAGCAGCTTCGCCCTGAAGACAATCACCATCACCGGCAACACGACCTTTACGCAAGCAGAGCTGCATGCACTGGTGAGCGACCTGGAAGGCGGTACACGTACACTGAAAGATTTGAATGCAGCGGCTGAACGCATTACCGTTTACTACCGCGAACAGGGTTATCCGGTCGCACGTGCCTACTTGCCTGCGCAGGAAATCAAGGATGGCGTGGTGACGATCGCCGTGGTTGAAGGGCGCATCGCAGCCCGGCAATTGAATAACAAATCACACCTGTCCGATGAACGCGCCGCGGCCTATCTGGATCGTTCGGGCAAGGGTGGGGTGATACGCAGCGACAGCATAGACCGTGGCTTGTTGCTGCTGAACGATACGCCGGGCGTGACGAATGCGCGCGCGACACTGCAACCGGGTGCCAGTGTCGGCACCTCGGACCTGGTGGTGCAACTGGAGCCGGGGGCGGCATATAGCGGCAATATTGATTTCGATAATTACGGCAACCGTTATGTCGGCGCTTATCGCCTGGGCGGTACATTGAATATCAACAGCCCCTTGCAGATAGGTGATGTGTTGACGGCCAATGTGCTGACCAGCGGCAGTGGCCTCAACTATGGCCGCGTCGCTTATCAGCTGCCGGTCGGTAGTGATGGCTTGCGCGTGGGTGCGGCTTACTTTGAAACCCGCTATGAACTGGACAAGGAATTCAAAAGACTGGATGCGCATGGTACTGCCAGCAGTGCCAGCATCTTTGCGGCTTATCCTTTCATTCGCAGCCAGTTCAGCAACCTGAACGGTACGCTGAGCTGGGAACAAAAGAACCTGAGCGATAGCGTGGATGCGACTGCCACCACTACCGACAAGCGCGCCAAGCTGCTCACGGCCGGTCTCTTCGGTACACGGCAGGATGCCTTTGGCGGTGGCGGCATCAATAGCCTGAGCCTGTCTGCGATCTTCGGCCAGCTCGATATCAAATCAGCGTCGGCATTGATTATTGACAATGCATCGGCGAAGACGAATGGCAACTACTCGCGCTGGTCATACAACCTCGCGCGCCTGCAGCGTATCAGCGACAGCAATAGCCTGTACCTGACCGTCTCGGGACAGGAAGCCGGCAAGAACCTGGACTCGTCCGAGAAATTCGCACTGGGTGGCGCTACCGGGGTACGTGCTTATCCGCAAGGCGAGGGCATAGGTGATGAAGGCGTGCTGGCAAGCATCGAGTTGCGCCATACCTTCATGACCGGTTTGCAGGGTAGCGTGTTTTATGACACCGGCTCGGTCAAGATCAACCACACACCGTTCGGCCCGCCGCAAACGAATACGCGTACCTTGTCCGGTGCCGGCGTGGGTGTGAACGCATTCCTTGCGAATGTGCAGATCAAGGCATCGCTGGCCTGGCGCACATATGGCGGTGCGCCTACCTCGATTCCTGAATGGAGCAGCCGTGGACCGACTGCATGGTTGCAGGCCAGCCTGGGCTTTTAA
- a CDS encoding ABC transporter ATP-binding protein encodes MQSIISVKGLTKQYASGFQALKGIDLEIRRGEIFALLGPNGAGKTTLISIICGIVNPSSGTVLADGHDIVQDYRAARTKIGLVPQELSTDAFETVWATVNFSRGIFGKPKDHAHIEKVLRSLSLWEKKDSKIFALSGGMKRRVMIAKALSHEPQILFLDEPTAGVDVELRRDMWEMVRGLRESGVTIILTTHYIEEAEEMADRIGVIRKGELILVEDKAALMAKLGKKQLRLHLQHPLQTIPAELANWQLELSDDGNELVYTFDAQSEQTGIAELLKKLGENGIDFKDLQSSQSSLEEIFVNLVRAPA; translated from the coding sequence TTGCAATCCATTATTTCCGTCAAAGGCCTGACCAAGCAGTATGCGTCCGGCTTCCAGGCGCTCAAGGGCATCGATCTCGAGATCCGTCGCGGCGAAATCTTCGCGCTGCTCGGCCCGAACGGCGCCGGCAAGACCACCCTCATCAGCATCATTTGCGGCATCGTCAATCCAAGCAGCGGTACCGTCCTCGCCGATGGCCATGACATCGTGCAGGATTACCGCGCCGCGCGGACCAAGATAGGCCTGGTGCCGCAAGAGCTGTCGACCGATGCATTTGAAACGGTCTGGGCCACGGTCAATTTCAGCCGTGGCATTTTCGGCAAGCCGAAAGACCATGCGCATATTGAAAAAGTCTTGCGTTCGCTGTCGCTGTGGGAAAAGAAAGATTCGAAGATCTTTGCACTGTCAGGCGGCATGAAGCGCCGCGTGATGATTGCCAAGGCGCTATCGCATGAGCCGCAAATCCTCTTCCTCGATGAACCGACCGCCGGTGTCGACGTCGAGCTGCGCCGCGATATGTGGGAAATGGTGCGCGGCCTGCGTGAAAGCGGCGTGACCATCATCCTTACCACCCACTATATTGAAGAAGCCGAAGAAATGGCCGACCGCATAGGCGTGATCCGCAAAGGCGAACTGATCCTGGTGGAAGACAAGGCGGCGTTGATGGCGAAGCTGGGCAAGAAGCAATTGCGCCTGCACCTGCAACATCCGCTGCAAACGATTCCGGCCGAGCTGGCGAACTGGCAACTGGAATTGTCAGACGACGGCAATGAGCTGGTGTATACCTTCGATGCGCAAAGCGAACAGACCGGCATCGCCGAGTTACTGAAGAAGCTTGGCGAAAACGGCATCGACTTCAAGGACCTGCAATCCAGCCAAAGCTCGCTGGAAGAAATCTTCGTTAATTTGGTAAGGGCGCCAGCATGA
- a CDS encoding lysozyme inhibitor LprI family protein: protein MNKITLAFLTLLPVAAFAQQVDPCLSKGTPQEMNACAKEADQKAQEKLDTVYKALLKQIPAQDQEGIPYVATKKQLRIAQKEWSKFVEQDCKTVSIYNKGSILKDIEYFSCTRLHAEQRTSDLERFLSRRSKAKS from the coding sequence ATGAATAAAATTACACTGGCTTTTTTGACCTTGCTCCCGGTAGCCGCATTCGCGCAACAGGTTGATCCTTGCCTCTCCAAAGGTACACCGCAGGAAATGAATGCCTGCGCCAAGGAAGCGGATCAAAAGGCGCAAGAGAAGCTGGACACCGTTTACAAGGCCTTGCTGAAGCAAATCCCGGCACAGGACCAGGAAGGTATCCCTTACGTTGCGACCAAGAAGCAATTGCGCATTGCCCAGAAGGAATGGAGCAAATTCGTCGAACAGGATTGCAAGACCGTCAGCATCTACAACAAGGGCAGCATCCTGAAGGATATCGAATACTTCAGCTGCACCCGCCTGCACGCAGAACAACGCACGTCAGACCTCGAGCGTTTCCTGAGCCGTCGCAGCAAGGCTAAATCGTAA
- a CDS encoding asparaginase, protein MNKFKKTAISLLFLAALPAFAQNKPVVQFIATGGTIAMKIDPVKNAPVPAISGDDLLATVPDVAKYATIEVNNLSNVPSDYMDPPRWIALTKAVQTTLDRSDVAGVIVSHGTDTLEETAYWLDLTVKSNKPVVLIGAQRNASVSDFDGPRNLLNAVRIAVDPQAKDKGAMLAMNNQINAARYVTKTHTANVETFKSGDYGFLGEVYPDRVTFSYTQLRRMHIPIRTDKMPEVEIIAMYGGADGAALRNAVDRGVRGVVVQALGMGNMNVAMLEAVKYAISKNVAVVVSTRVHNGRVLPSYGFQGGGKTSFEAGAVMADDLKPAKARILLMLSLQHGISTQKGLQEIFDR, encoded by the coding sequence ATGAATAAATTCAAAAAAACCGCAATTAGCCTGCTCTTCCTGGCGGCCCTGCCTGCGTTCGCGCAAAACAAACCGGTCGTGCAATTCATCGCCACCGGCGGCACGATTGCGATGAAGATAGATCCGGTCAAAAACGCCCCGGTACCGGCCATTTCCGGTGACGACCTGCTGGCCACCGTGCCGGACGTCGCGAAGTACGCAACGATAGAAGTCAACAACCTGTCCAATGTGCCATCCGACTATATGGATCCGCCACGCTGGATCGCGCTGACCAAAGCGGTACAGACTACGCTGGATCGTAGCGATGTCGCCGGTGTCATCGTCTCGCACGGTACCGATACGCTGGAAGAAACCGCATACTGGCTGGACCTGACCGTCAAGTCGAACAAACCTGTCGTGCTGATCGGTGCGCAGCGCAATGCATCGGTGTCCGACTTTGACGGCCCGCGCAACCTGCTCAATGCAGTGCGTATCGCAGTCGATCCGCAAGCCAAGGACAAGGGCGCAATGCTGGCAATGAACAATCAAATCAATGCCGCCCGCTATGTCACCAAAACGCATACCGCCAATGTAGAAACCTTCAAGTCAGGCGACTACGGCTTCCTCGGTGAAGTCTACCCGGACCGTGTGACCTTCTCTTACACGCAGTTGCGTCGCATGCACATCCCTATCCGTACCGACAAAATGCCGGAAGTCGAAATCATTGCAATGTATGGCGGTGCCGACGGCGCAGCCTTGCGCAATGCAGTTGATCGCGGCGTGCGCGGCGTAGTGGTACAGGCCCTGGGCATGGGTAATATGAACGTTGCGATGCTCGAAGCAGTGAAATATGCGATCTCGAAAAACGTGGCAGTCGTGGTTTCGACCCGTGTCCACAACGGTCGCGTATTGCCTAGCTACGGCTTCCAGGGCGGCGGCAAAACTTCATTCGAAGCCGGTGCGGTAATGGCGGATGACTTGAAACCGGCGAAAGCACGCATCCTGCTGATGCTGTCGCTGCAACATGGCATCAGCACACAAAAAGGCTTGCAGGAAATCTTCGATCGCTAA
- a CDS encoding NmrA family NAD(P)-binding protein: protein MKILIFGATGMVGQGVLRECLLDPDVTQVLVLGRNPTGQQHPKLCEIIHPDLYDYSNIEAELSGIDACFFCLGVSSVGMKEADYARISYDMTLAAATVLARLNPNMVFTYVSGAGTDSSEQGKVMWARVKGKTENALLRLPLRAYMFRPGVIQPLHGVRSKTALYQFFYTLAAPMFPLFRAIFPQQITTTEQIGKAMLIVAKRGSDKKLLESKDIVTLR from the coding sequence ATGAAAATTTTGATTTTTGGCGCGACCGGCATGGTCGGCCAGGGTGTACTGCGCGAATGCCTGCTCGACCCGGATGTGACACAAGTGCTTGTTTTAGGACGGAATCCGACCGGCCAACAGCACCCGAAACTGTGCGAAATTATTCATCCCGATCTGTACGATTACAGCAACATCGAGGCGGAGTTAAGTGGCATAGACGCCTGTTTCTTTTGTCTCGGCGTGTCTTCGGTCGGCATGAAGGAAGCCGATTATGCCCGCATCAGCTATGACATGACGCTGGCGGCGGCCACCGTTCTGGCCCGTTTGAACCCGAATATGGTGTTTACCTATGTCTCCGGTGCCGGCACTGACAGCTCGGAACAAGGCAAGGTAATGTGGGCCAGGGTCAAGGGTAAAACCGAAAACGCCCTGCTACGCCTGCCTTTGCGCGCCTATATGTTCCGCCCCGGCGTAATCCAGCCTTTGCACGGCGTACGCTCGAAGACCGCGCTCTACCAATTCTTTTACACCCTGGCGGCACCAATGTTCCCGCTTTTCCGCGCCATCTTCCCGCAACAAATCACCACCACCGAACAAATCGGCAAGGCGATGCTGATCGTTGCCAAGCGCGGCAGCGATAAAAAACTGCTGGAAAGCAAAGATATCGTTACGCTGCGATAA
- a CDS encoding diguanylate cyclase — protein sequence MTKRICLLVFLSILALARVAQAGTVVLEPGRDSYLVHAIVDVLEDPTGRLSFDEVSKEPPVVAFQQYDVGQFSFGFTKSAYWFRFEVLNPSAIPHNMILVLRTAWLDKISIYQPDGSGGYKETRLGDSLPFSERPHPHPQFLVDLEAAPGPQTYYLRISSTQAFLSPIELWDAQAFHDNDRSLLGYFGMFYGVVLVMLLYNAFIWVSTRDRSYLYYCLYLGAFFIMNFSYNGFSFQYLWPDSPRWSNWTYTSWVFLYQLMAIIFAMVFLETSKRLPRMHRLLSVFLYVMSAAWLLSILFASPVFHNATGVYFVFLYSPLTAVAGFLAWRSGFRAARFFVVASMGNLVGAFITAMTVSGFMPYSFASFHAVEFGILADVILLSLALADRIKYLRLQNEAAEKAIIEQKLQSNELLRQAKDDLERIVSERTAELRKARDEAERLSRVDALTGAFNRRYFNEVAALEFAKVRRLHQPLSVISFDIDLFKQINDNYGHAAGDEVIKAAARVSRNAVREIDFVARIGGEEFAILLPGSTIEQAAATAERLRELVIAEQVSYQGKLLAFTASFGVAQLKDSDQSFEALLQRADEMMYRAKNLGRNRVAA from the coding sequence ATGACTAAACGGATCTGCTTGCTCGTGTTCCTGTCCATCCTGGCCCTGGCCAGGGTCGCGCAGGCGGGGACGGTTGTGCTGGAGCCGGGGCGTGACAGCTACCTGGTGCACGCAATAGTCGATGTACTGGAAGACCCGACAGGTCGCCTCAGCTTTGATGAAGTCAGCAAAGAGCCGCCTGTTGTTGCATTCCAGCAATACGACGTCGGCCAGTTCAGCTTCGGTTTCACCAAATCGGCTTACTGGTTCCGTTTCGAAGTCCTCAACCCTTCAGCCATACCGCACAATATGATCCTGGTCCTGCGTACTGCATGGCTGGACAAGATCAGCATCTACCAGCCTGACGGCAGCGGCGGCTACAAGGAAACCCGGCTCGGTGACAGCCTACCGTTTAGTGAACGCCCTCATCCGCATCCACAGTTCCTGGTCGACCTGGAGGCAGCTCCGGGGCCACAGACTTATTACCTGCGCATCAGCAGCACGCAAGCCTTTCTGTCGCCGATCGAGTTATGGGATGCACAAGCCTTCCATGACAATGACCGCTCGCTGCTCGGCTACTTCGGCATGTTCTATGGCGTGGTCCTGGTCATGCTCTTGTACAACGCCTTTATCTGGGTTTCGACGCGGGATCGCAGCTATCTGTATTACTGCCTGTACCTGGGCGCCTTTTTCATCATGAATTTTTCCTACAACGGCTTTTCCTTCCAGTACCTGTGGCCGGATTCGCCGCGTTGGTCCAACTGGACTTACACCAGCTGGGTCTTCCTTTATCAATTGATGGCGATCATTTTTGCGATGGTCTTCCTCGAAACGTCCAAGCGCCTGCCGCGCATGCACCGCCTCTTGTCTGTGTTCCTCTATGTGATGAGCGCCGCATGGCTGCTTTCCATCCTGTTCGCGAGCCCGGTTTTCCATAATGCGACCGGCGTGTACTTTGTTTTCCTGTATTCACCATTGACTGCGGTTGCAGGCTTCCTGGCCTGGCGTTCCGGCTTCCGTGCCGCACGTTTCTTTGTCGTGGCGTCGATGGGTAATCTGGTCGGGGCCTTTATTACGGCGATGACGGTCAGCGGCTTCATGCCTTACAGTTTTGCCAGCTTCCATGCGGTGGAATTCGGCATCCTGGCGGATGTGATCCTGTTGTCGCTGGCCCTGGCGGACCGTATCAAATACCTGCGCTTGCAAAACGAAGCGGCTGAAAAAGCCATCATCGAACAGAAGCTGCAATCGAATGAGTTACTGCGGCAAGCCAAGGATGATCTTGAGCGCATCGTGTCGGAACGTACCGCTGAATTGCGCAAGGCGCGGGATGAGGCGGAACGTTTGTCACGGGTCGATGCCTTGACCGGTGCATTTAACCGGCGCTATTTCAATGAAGTCGCGGCGCTTGAATTCGCCAAGGTAAGACGCCTGCATCAACCGCTTTCGGTGATTTCCTTCGATATTGATTTATTCAAGCAGATCAACGATAACTACGGCCATGCGGCCGGCGATGAAGTGATCAAGGCCGCGGCACGCGTGAGCCGGAATGCGGTGCGGGAAATTGATTTTGTTGCCCGCATAGGCGGTGAAGAGTTCGCCATCCTGCTACCCGGGTCCACGATAGAACAAGCTGCCGCGACGGCAGAGCGTTTGCGCGAACTGGTGATCGCGGAGCAGGTCAGCTATCAGGGCAAACTACTGGCATTCACGGCCAGTTTCGGCGTGGCGCAACTGAAGGATAGCGACCAGAGTTTTGAAGCCTTGCTGCAGCGTGCCGACGAAATGATGTATCGCGCAAAAAACCTGGGCAGGAACAGGGTAGCGGCTTAG
- the bcsG gene encoding cellulose biosynthesis protein BcsG yields MQYWSLYFFAKFALYFNHAIKFNWYLNLLLAICVSFSFRHPRWRIAQQSIAIIAAIALLYYESSLPPPDRLLAEAANMSSYSFSYLLELFARFINLWYVVVFAVMLALYVLLAGRLRFSSFVFVGILLIPLLAQFGLPAQNLHLVAGAQDPGAMLDTFYAQEKERRLSLPSIANARQAFDIVILQPGALSWDDLAFVDAPYPKFLNRFDLVLLNFNSATSHSAAAAKRLLRGSCGQPGDSVLAEAPATGCSLFENLRQAGYDTAAVMNHNGRYNRYAETISAYAGTGVEEGKWGSVAMHGFDGTPVYDDFSVLSKWWNKHHAHPGGKPVALYYNSITLHDGNILPGPRAINSVQSYKPRLDKLLADFDHFVTQLEASNRPVVVILMPAHGAAMRGDQLQAAGMREIPSPKLTLVPVAIKLIGMAAAKEAGPPLEVKHATSYFGVFSLLADLMAGQANETAGKPLAERLQQVGETAFVSENEKIIVMRSKDGYIMRSAEDLWIKYDNN; encoded by the coding sequence ATGCAATACTGGAGCTTGTACTTTTTTGCCAAGTTCGCCCTGTATTTCAACCATGCGATTAAATTCAACTGGTACCTCAATCTCCTGCTCGCCATCTGCGTAAGCTTCAGTTTCCGCCACCCACGCTGGCGCATCGCGCAGCAAAGCATCGCCATCATCGCCGCCATTGCACTGCTGTATTACGAATCCAGCCTGCCGCCACCGGATCGCCTGCTGGCCGAAGCAGCCAATATGAGCAGCTATAGCTTCAGTTACCTGCTGGAGTTATTCGCGCGCTTCATCAACCTTTGGTATGTCGTCGTCTTTGCAGTCATGCTGGCGCTGTATGTGCTGCTGGCAGGACGCCTGCGCTTCAGCAGCTTCGTCTTTGTCGGCATCCTGCTCATTCCCTTGCTGGCGCAGTTCGGCTTGCCTGCCCAGAATCTGCATCTCGTTGCCGGCGCACAGGATCCGGGCGCCATGCTGGATACTTTCTACGCACAAGAAAAAGAGCGTCGGCTCAGCCTGCCTTCCATCGCCAACGCCAGGCAAGCTTTCGATATCGTGATCCTGCAGCCGGGCGCACTGTCCTGGGATGACCTCGCCTTCGTCGATGCGCCCTATCCGAAATTCCTGAACCGCTTTGACCTTGTCCTGCTGAACTTTAATTCAGCCACCAGCCATAGCGCAGCAGCGGCGAAGCGTTTATTGCGTGGCAGTTGCGGCCAGCCCGGTGACAGCGTATTGGCAGAAGCACCGGCAACAGGATGTTCGCTCTTCGAAAACCTGCGCCAAGCCGGCTACGATACCGCCGCGGTGATGAACCACAACGGTCGCTACAACCGTTACGCCGAAACCATTAGTGCTTATGCCGGTACCGGGGTCGAGGAAGGCAAATGGGGCAGCGTCGCCATGCATGGTTTCGATGGCACGCCGGTCTATGATGATTTCTCGGTATTGTCCAAATGGTGGAACAAACATCATGCACATCCGGGCGGCAAGCCGGTCGCGCTCTACTACAACAGCATCACGCTACATGACGGCAATATCCTGCCCGGGCCGCGCGCCATCAATAGCGTGCAAAGCTATAAGCCGCGCCTGGACAAGCTGCTGGCGGATTTCGACCACTTCGTCACACAGCTTGAAGCTTCGAACCGGCCGGTCGTCGTCATCCTGATGCCGGCACATGGTGCGGCGATGCGCGGTGATCAATTACAGGCTGCCGGCATGCGCGAAATACCCAGTCCCAAACTGACGCTGGTACCGGTCGCCATCAAACTCATAGGCATGGCAGCGGCGAAAGAAGCCGGCCCGCCGCTCGAAGTGAAACACGCCACCAGTTACTTCGGCGTCTTCAGCCTGCTGGCAGACCTGATGGCCGGACAAGCGAATGAAACAGCCGGCAAACCGTTGGCTGAACGCCTGCAGCAAGTGGGGGAAACCGCTTTCGTCAGTGAAAACGAAAAGATCATTGTCATGCGCAGTAAGGACGGATACATCATGCGCTCCGCAGAAGACCTGTGGATCAAATATGACAATAACTGA
- the hemN gene encoding oxygen-independent coproporphyrinogen III oxidase, producing MSETAGTVGSAALLPVTQTVEFDTALIRKLSRLGPRYTSYPTADRFNAEFGYRDYLQAVTGATARGNMHPLSLYIHIPFCESICYYCGCNKIVTKDRSKAANYLVYLKREIEMQGKLLAGSNQVEQLHFGGGTPTYLTDAQMGELMLHLRRWFSFAPDAEGEYSIEVDPRTVTPERVHGLRRQGFNRISLGVQDFDAEVQKAVNRIQPESETVAIMDAARAAGFRSVSIDLIYGLPKQNLHTMEQTLEKVIAANPDRIAIYNYAHMPHLFKPQRRIAEADLPDGETKLEMLALCIQRLNDAGYIYIGMDHFAKPGDDLAIAQRQGRLHRNFQGYSTHVGADLVSCGVSAISAIGATYSQNVKTLDEYYEHIEQNELPIARGIKLNMDDLLRRIIIQMLMCNFELSIASIELAYPIVFNSYFEAELRKLRELEQSGLLSIDEEWITVTPKGRLLIRNICMVFDRYLDAARDTKAADGATQPLRYSKTI from the coding sequence ATGTCAGAAACGGCAGGAACGGTGGGATCGGCAGCACTGCTACCCGTGACACAAACGGTGGAGTTCGATACCGCGCTGATCAGGAAGCTCAGCCGGCTCGGACCGCGCTATACCTCGTATCCGACGGCGGACCGCTTCAATGCCGAGTTCGGCTATCGCGATTACCTGCAGGCTGTGACCGGCGCGACGGCGCGCGGCAATATGCATCCCTTGTCGCTATACATTCATATTCCGTTCTGCGAATCGATTTGCTACTACTGTGGCTGCAACAAAATCGTCACCAAGGACAGGAGCAAGGCGGCCAACTATCTGGTTTACCTGAAACGTGAAATTGAAATGCAGGGCAAATTGCTGGCCGGTTCCAACCAGGTCGAGCAATTGCATTTCGGCGGCGGTACACCGACTTACCTCACAGATGCGCAAATGGGCGAGCTGATGCTGCACTTGCGGCGCTGGTTCAGTTTTGCACCGGATGCGGAAGGTGAATACTCGATAGAAGTCGATCCGCGCACGGTGACACCTGAGCGGGTGCATGGCCTGCGACGCCAGGGTTTCAATCGCATCAGCCTGGGTGTGCAGGACTTTGACGCCGAAGTACAAAAGGCGGTGAACCGCATCCAGCCGGAAAGCGAAACCGTTGCCATCATGGACGCGGCGCGTGCCGCCGGTTTTCGCTCGGTCAGCATCGACCTGATTTATGGCTTGCCGAAACAAAACCTGCACACCATGGAACAGACGCTGGAGAAAGTGATTGCGGCGAATCCGGATCGCATCGCCATCTATAACTATGCGCACATGCCGCACCTATTCAAGCCGCAACGACGGATTGCAGAAGCCGATTTGCCGGATGGCGAAACCAAGCTGGAGATGCTGGCGCTCTGCATCCAGCGCCTGAACGATGCAGGTTACATCTATATAGGCATGGATCATTTTGCCAAGCCGGGCGACGACCTCGCGATTGCACAAAGGCAGGGCCGCCTGCATCGCAACTTCCAGGGTTACTCGACGCATGTCGGTGCCGACCTGGTGTCTTGCGGCGTGTCGGCCATCAGTGCGATCGGTGCGACTTACAGCCAAAACGTCAAAACGCTGGATGAATATTACGAACACATAGAGCAGAACGAGTTGCCGATTGCGCGCGGCATCAAGCTGAATATGGATGATTTGCTGAGGCGCATCATCATCCAGATGCTGATGTGTAATTTTGAATTGTCGATTGCATCGATAGAGCTGGCTTATCCGATCGTCTTCAACAGCTACTTCGAGGCCGAGTTGCGCAAGTTGCGCGAACTGGAGCAGAGCGGCTTGCTCAGCATCGATGAAGAGTGGATCACGGTTACGCCGAAGGGACGTTTGCTGATACGGAATATCTGCATGGTGTTTGATCGCTACCTGGATGCGGCACGCGACACAAAAGCCGCAGACGGCGCGACCCAGCCCTTGCGCTATTCAAAGACTATTTGA
- a CDS encoding ABC transporter permease, whose amino-acid sequence MNIYAIRAIYKFELARTWRTLMQSIASPVISTSLYFVVFGAAIGSRMVEVNGVSYGAFIVPGLIMMALMTESISNASFGIFMPKYAGTIYEILSAPVSYVEIVIGYVGAAATKSIILGVLILATARLFVSFEIAHPLLMITFLILTAVTFSMFGFIIGIWATGFEKLQIIPMLIVTPLAFLGGSFYSISMLPAVWQKIALLNPVVYLISGFRWSFYGVSDVSVVVSIVMTLVFLSACMAAVWYIFKTGYRLKT is encoded by the coding sequence ATGAATATCTACGCAATCCGCGCCATCTATAAATTCGAACTGGCACGCACCTGGCGCACGCTGATGCAGAGCATCGCATCGCCGGTCATCTCCACTTCCCTTTACTTCGTCGTGTTCGGCGCCGCCATCGGCTCGCGCATGGTGGAAGTCAACGGCGTCAGCTACGGTGCGTTCATCGTACCGGGCCTGATCATGATGGCGCTCATGACCGAGAGTATCTCGAATGCTTCCTTCGGCATCTTCATGCCGAAATATGCAGGCACGATTTACGAGATCCTGTCCGCCCCGGTGTCCTATGTCGAAATCGTGATTGGCTATGTCGGCGCAGCTGCTACCAAGTCCATCATCCTCGGTGTCCTGATACTGGCGACGGCGCGCCTCTTCGTCTCGTTTGAAATCGCGCATCCGCTATTGATGATTACCTTCCTGATCCTGACTGCAGTCACCTTCAGCATGTTTGGTTTCATTATCGGGATCTGGGCCACCGGCTTCGAGAAACTGCAAATCATCCCGATGCTGATCGTGACGCCGCTGGCCTTCCTTGGCGGCAGCTTTTATTCGATCAGCATGTTGCCGGCGGTATGGCAAAAGATCGCGCTGCTGAACCCGGTGGTTTACCTCATCAGTGGTTTCCGTTGGAGCTTCTATGGCGTATCGGATGTCAGCGTGGTAGTCAGTATCGTGATGACACTGGTATTCCTGAGCGCCTGCATGGCAGCGGTCTGGTATATTTTCAAGACCGGTTATCGCCTGAAAACCTGA